Part of the Nicotiana sylvestris chromosome 5, ASM39365v2, whole genome shotgun sequence genome is shown below.
GCTAACCATTCATATTACTTGGGCCCCAACTAGAAAACATATATTGATGAAACTTACTAGAAATTAATAGGTTTTGTTACTTTAGGATATAATTAATGTTACAAACGGCATGTCACATGGGCTCCTATAAAAATAACTGTACCAAAATTTTGAAGCATAACATGTTCTATTCATATTTTTGGGTTTCACTTTTCTATAATTGGGGCAAAATTAAGGCGAAAATTACTTTCTATGTTAGGGAGGACATGAGTAGAAAAGCATTCAGCGAGTTGAAATTCCAATAAAAGTAGATGACCTAGCTTTTAAGACAATGAATCTGATTTATCTATCCCTTTTTAATGAAAAAACTGAAAATATCATGGAAAATTATATGGTGTAGCTAACTTATACAATGTATTTATTATTGTAGCTATACTTTTAAGAATTACAATTCGTagctatatttgaattttatagcaAATCCATCTATATTTCTGTTTTTTCGAGGGAGGAATCCGGCAAATCCTAGCCTGTATATCTATATTTCGCAGTAATTTTAATTGTATGTTTGACCGTAGTTTTGTGGTTATATACCCATATATACATCCctttatttttgttatttgtatcCTTATATATATACACCCATGTATTTCTGTATTTAGCCTTGATTGTCTTCGTTGCGTGAAGGAGTACAGTGAATACAGATGCCCGGCAAGGGAAGATTTACTACGAATGATAAATATTGAAACAATAGCTATGAATTGTAATTAGCTATGAAACTATAGTGCTTTCTGAAATTTCCTAGTATTTGATAGGAAATGGTCATCTTGATTATTCTTGAAAATACTAGAGTAGTATACTCATAATGCTCATCATTTAATAGGCCATTAAAAAGGAATGAACTCATTGATATTTCTCATTGCCTTCAAACCTAATGTAATAGTACTACTAAGAATTTAATAACGAGAATAGATACAATTAATCCAAAATAATAAAACATGCAATTAGCTGGAAataaatatatttccttcaattctttctatACGTGACCTCTATATTTTCCTGTATTTATTAACCCAATGAATAATAGAAGGCTTCAAAGGAAATGGAGTCACCTCCAAAttcttctcctttttcctctTCTATTCTCAGAAAAGTTCGTCTTTCTCCTTTTTTGTTAATATTACTACCCTTCATTGTTCTTGTCGTTATTCTGTACAGAGAAGAATTCACGAGCAGTATTTTTGTTCAGCTTGACTTTAGAGtttccaaccaacaacaaaattCTACCTCAAGAATAAGTGAGTAATTCTAATGAATTTGCACTTTTTGTttcacttttaattaattttcggAAGAATTTATCATGCATGTTTGTCCAAGCTAGAAAATCACTGTTTTTTTTAATGCAAacatgaaaatataaaaaaaaaattctccagGAGTTGAATTCAGAATCTAGAATCAGTGATTAGAATGAGCTTATTATATGTATACATTTTAATTCAAGTTGAAAGCAAAGGGTTCGCTTAAACTCATTGAACTCGCCCTAAATCCATGTCTATTTGCAAATATccgacaaaaaaaaaacaaattccaaaaacaattttcttaaaactaaATCGAAATAcgcacaaaaagaagaagaaaatcaaaaacaaatccAAACTAAAAACAAAACAAAGCTAAATTTTTTGTGTACATCTTTTTGATTTACAAGTATGAAGTTGGGTTAAAATTGActgcattttaattttttttatctcctGCATTTTTACTTGTATAAGTATTTCATATTTACGGTGAAATTTATGAAAATTGTTGGCAGAGAAGAGCAAacaaaaattaccatttgcaatAGGAGAGACAGAGGAAGGATGTGATATTTTCAGTGGGAAATGGGTTTGGGACGAGAAAAAGCCTTTGTATGAAGAATCAGAGTGTCCGTACATAACAGCACAGTTGACTTGTCAAGCAAATGGCAGACCAGATAAAGACTATCAACATTGGAGATGGCAACCTCATGGTTGCTCTCTCCCGaggtaaaaattattttatactgTCAGCAAACATATAAAACGAATTATATTATGAATTCATTGGATAGTTTCCAGAATTTTCATTTCTTTGACATTAATGTAGTTATTTACTGATCAACAGTCGGCACGATAAAAAAGACCTTAGACATAATTCAATCCTAAAAACTAGCTCATCAGGTGAGGATTCTCCCAGATTATATAAGGAGATTCATTTTTAAATCTCCTACCGATGTGAGATCTAACACCCCACACGCCCAAGACTGAACATATAGTTTTTCTCCTTATGATTCATGACGCCTTGGCTAACCTTAAAATGGCAGTTTCAACGCGACATTGTTGCTGCAAACACTTCGGGGGAAGAGGATGTTGTTCGTAGGCGATTCCTTAAACAGAGGACAACATCATTCTTTGATTTGTCTTGTCAATGGACTCATTCCTGAGAATGATAAATCCATGGAAACTGTTGGTAATTTCGATGTTTTTACCATTAAGGTGATCATCACTAGCAATTTTTGAGCTTACACATTACAAATTCTGTTGATTTAGTTAGCTAATATTTGAATTTCCAGGATTATAATGCAACAATTGAGTTCTACTGGGCACCATTTCTGTTGGAATCAAATGCTGATGATGCAGTTAAACATAGAATCTATAAGAGAATTGTTCGAAATGGTTCAATAGATGTACATGGAAAATATTGGAAAGGGGCTGATATAATTGTGTTCAATACTTACCTTTGGTGGAGGAGTGGCTATCGTTTTAATATTTCGTAATTTCCTAAGCCCTTTAATTTgctgatttatttatttttattcgtGACATATCTGACCCTAGGGTCACGAATAATTTCAGAacttaattctttcaactcaaaaCTTACCATATTTAAATTCTGAATCTGCTATTGTTTGCAGGGAAGGGTCTTTTGATGACATAAAAAATATAGTGGAGGTATCCACAGAGGATGCATATCGCATGGCAATGAAGAGTATATTGAGATGGATTAAAGAGAATATGGATCCTAAGAAAACCCGAGTCTTTTTCACTGGCATGTCACCTTCTCATGAAAAGTGAGTAAAACAATAACCTTTTCTCCTTCCCCTCATAAAAATTTCCCATCTCTTTCCCTTGTTGCATGGTACATTTCTATTTTAACTAAAAGGAAATAGATTAGaccaacaaaaagaaaacaaatataCTCTTAAGGCATACTTTTTAATCTGTTCAAACAACTTTTTATAATTTAGATTTGCATTATTccaattgagaaaaaaaaagtgTCTATTCTTTGTTTGGCAGGAGCACAGAATGGGGAGGTGAACCAAACAAGAACTGTTTTAACGAAACAAAAATGATAGAGGATCCAAATTACTGGGGATCAGATAGTAGAAAAAGCATAATGCAAGTGATTGGTGAAGAATTTGGCAAATCCAAAGTGCCGATCTCATTTCTCAACATCACACAACTCTCAAATTACAGAAGAGACGCACACACATCAATTTACAAGAAGCAATGGAATCCATTAACACCAGAGCAACTAGCAAACCCTTTCAGCTATGCTGATTGTTTCCATTGGTGCTTGCCTGGACTTCCAGATACTTGGAATGAGCTTTTATTCGCCAAGCTTTTATATCCTTGAGAATTTGTAGATGATTGAAGCCTATCACGCATATTATATAATGTTTTCAAGATTTGATTTATGGCCGATGAGGAACAAGGCAAGCAATTTTCTTCCGTTATAGTCGGATAGAGTGAGAAAACAACTAAAGAGAAATGAGTATAGTGGAGATAGTCGCACGTAATAGTAGATTACGGTCATATTATTAAAAGCTTTGCCACGGTAAATGAGTAAGGAGTTCCAAGAAAAATATCCTTTAGTTGACTTGGGAGAAAAATGTTAACAAGGAAAAACTAGATTACCTCATGAGTTTATTGCAAAAGGAAAGAATTTTTGTCCATCTATTTTGCCCATAATTTGGACAAGAAACTGTTCACATTTTATTTTCCTCTTTATCTAATGGAACGTCTCATATGTACAACataaatataatctcatttttaGATTTCTTTGCATTTTGTACGTTTGCACCAATTATTTTGATTTCAccttattaccttattttttatgatttaccCCTTAATTCATTGGCTTCTTTACAAAACTATAGTGTGGTGTTAGTTGAGGAGCCCGAAATTATTGCAGAGAAATTAGGTAGAGCAAATCCTCAATTTTCAATGCTAGCACTTTTGTGTTCTGAAGAGTTCCCATAAGAAGAAATTGAGAAGTGTATATTTTTGGCTGGTAATAGCCacaagatatatatatttttttgtatatatgtgtattataTTAAAAGACATATTTTATATACATTTTGGCTAGCGAATGCAATTAATTGTTTTATGAATTAATGAGAAATTTAAAAGTCTTATGATAATTACAGGAAAGTGATGAATTGGATCGATCACGGGCGGCCCTCTAGTTGGCCAAGACTAATAGGACCTTTTCTTAATTATGTAATtcgggggcatttgcatctatacccgcttttggGATACGTTTTAACTTATATCCGATATGCAAAAAagattgcaagcgtacccactttttgtGTAACTTCAGACATAaaggcctgaagtagcaaaaaatTTTGCCTAAAGTGTAGCAAAACTttagatatttttgcatgaagTTTGGCATGACTTGCAAAGGCAATTACACAAACTTCAGTTCATAGTGTAAATGGCAAACTTCAGTTCATGTgttggctgaagtttttgtttgtaattgaagttttgttctatatttgtTGAACTTCAGCATATTTTAGCCGAAGTTTTGTTCTCACTCTATCATAGTGTAAATGGCAAACTTCATGTTTTAGACGGAGAATTCTTcgacgagtttttcacttccttcttcctatttctattattggttatgaattctagtattgtattcatactattatgaataactaaacttcagcatgttttagttGAAGCTTTGTTATGTTTGTGATGGACTTCAGGGCTGAAGTTTGTTTTGTATTTgctaaacttcagcattctaggatATGTACATGGAAAAAATAGTATTTTGAGCACCTTTGAtatacttttgacataatttggtcctaaggaggctaaggaaaccatggattcgacctaaggaggcaagaacacgtTAGGAGCAAGACGGAGAATTCTTCctcgagtttttcacttccttcttcctatttctattattggttatgaattttagaggatgaattcttgttatatttttatataattgatcTGTTGAATTTctttacttgttcaactacgtgtttgttgctATTGATTGAATTgccatcaattgactgtgcctatttaatgTGTATTGCTTGAGAGAGggtacatatttaggtaattgttgaacaacatcactcctaacatatgtaagagatcaatacggagggtttaaaggcaggattagagataacgaaaccttggtgcgatcgtAGTGAGCAGTTAATTAGTGCCAACTAGTATAGTTTGAGAGAAtacatctagtaaattgtggtagttgctcGTGACAAAATTACGACAACCAAAGTACTtacgatcggtagagaatacttaggcgaaagtATAAAAGACAagcggaaaggattccgacaattgggaaaatcataactctaggccTCCTTAATATTGTCTCcaatccttatccttgttaattgatagttttactactttctagtatttgttagttaattagataaaaataaatattataatcttTTATAATTAGAAAATTGTTTGGACTTGTATTTCTTAGCGatattgaacaactgtagctaagccttagttctctgtgggattcgactccggactcttAAACCGGATAATATTTGCAACGAccacttatcctttttaggactagagttgggcgtgatcaggtTGTATTATAGGTAGATAGAGACAAGAGAACTTTTGAGTTAAAAATTCATAAACAACAGTATTGTTGAACGTTGACAGTATTGTAATTACTAGACATAACAACACCAACAGCAGCAGAAACTGcagcaaaagaaagaagaaaaaggaggagaaaagaaaacaaggaggAGGAGAAGGATAAAGAGggctaaaattgtttaaaaagtaggtacaagttaaactttttaaaaaaataggtataAGTTAAACGGGGGAGACCAGATAAGGCACACGTACAATTTTTTCTGTAATTCGTATCTTATCCCTCGTAAATATGAAGCTTAATATAGTTGCAAAGAACTGAATAGTTTAAGGGGTAAATCATAAAAATAAGAGGATAGGGAGCTGGTGGAAAATTTGAGAACTCCGTTATTTTTCATTATtcaattttcctaaaaaaaagaacaaaaagataaCAAGATTGAGAACACAATAATACATCTTATTAGAAATATTTATTCTTTAACATTTATACATATGACAGGGTTGGTTCAAGGAGGAGGCCAGTAAAACAATTGCTTTAGCCGCCAAAAGTTGGAGTCCCTAACAAGTATTAATAGTAGAATACATAATATATTTTTGCTTAAGAAAATATTAACATTTGTCGAAAAAAGTACAAAATTTTTCtataagaaagaaagaaaaattatctATGTTTTAATGGAAAAAATGTTAGCTttgaattatattattaaaatctTTATtagcaaatattttttttacaacAAGATCTAAGGCAATATATAGCACACATATAGCTAATATCTTATTAACCTAAGTTAATCATTACCTATATAAACAATATTATTactgttagcggaaacgtaaaagaaagaatacaagatttaacgtggttcggatcaaaataatcttacgtccaccagagaacagttgtCTTTTTAATATtgacaaaggaaggggagagttctcaattacacttaagagaatttctctcttaactctctactcactacaatgtgttgtattatttttgggatgatttctacaaatgaaggagtgcatctatttatagaggtaaagacctcatcttgatgtcattggtgacatcaaactacctcctcttgatgtcatgggtgacatcaaaggaggaagcttcctcctagcatccacaccaactctttccaccaactcttccaataggcatgccattgttgactaaacataaaccaacaccttcaatctccaccttggtttgcgtttcgagcgtgcgtgtgaacaactctggccaaaacctCTAAGTTTACTGGGCAACCCcattgtaagaaacaagaagaatcaaaccattgttgaacataccacctccacctaacaactgttctcttcggagttgcatcagttgatgcacacccccgccaagtccttgcagtgtgcaaacttagcgagtgggactatcttggtcaacatatctgcagcattatcgtctgtgataaccttcacgaccttgatagttccctcttcaacaacatctcgaataaaatgaaatctgacatcaatgtgtttagtgcgctcatgaaatctctgatttttcattagatgaatagcactctgactatcacatctaagagttgattccagctgaaccaaactcaattccgctactaaacttttcaaccagatagcttcctttaccgcctccgctgctgccatgtattctgcttctgtcgtagacaaagcgacaatcgactgcaaagtcgacttccaactgacggcactgccaacgagggtaaagatgtatccagttgtggaccttcttctgtcaagatctcctgcatagtcagaatccacataaccgagaattgaaatacctccaccactttttcgaaaggtcagaccaacaccagaagctcctttgagatatctcaatatccacttgacagcttcccaatgcctctttcctgggctggacatgtatctacttaccacacttacagattgagcaatatctggacgtgtgcataccatagcatacataatgctaccaactgcactggcataaggaatctttgacatatgctccacctcatcctcggactgaggcatttgtaactctgaaagtttaaaatgaggagctaatggtgtacttacaggcttgcacgtatgcatattgaatctcttgagaaccctttcaatatacctcttctgagaaagatgtacaacaccgtcttctcttgaaatctccataccaaggattttctttgcagctcctaaatccttcatgtcaaattccttactcaacagtttcttcaaagcatttatctctgtaatgttgttagcagcaataagcatatcatcaacatacaacagtaaataaatcattgagttaccagacatcttcttgtgatacacacagctatcaaatgcactccttgagaattcatgtgtagtcatgaatgcatcaaacctcttgtaccactgtctaggggattgcttcaaaccatacaaagacttctttagttggcatacgtgatcttcttttccctcagctaggaaaccttcaggctgatccatatagattgtctcttctagatcaccgtgtaagaaagcagttttgacatcaagctgttgaagctccaagtcaaattgggcaaccaatgctagtagcacgcgaattgagctatgcttcacgactggagagaaaatctcattgtagtcaattccctccttctgactgaatccttttgcaaccaatctcgccttgaacctagcatcttccacttcaggaattccctctttctttcggtagacccacttgcatccaactgtcctcttccccttttgtcttttcactaagacccatgtctgattcttgtgaagagactccatctcttcagtcatggctaaccgccattgtacaacatccttgcaagaagttgcttcaatatacgaggagggctccagatccttaatctcttcttgtacagctatgaacgcatatgcaatcaagtttgcttgatctaTAAGGCGTTCTGGTTCTCGTgtttgcctcttctccctcccctctgcaattgtgtatggttcattgatagcaagttcttcaaggtctacatcttctgactcatctttaacctgagtctcttgatccttttccttggcaagctccaccggaagctccacctgctcgtcgttcttgtttcctgaaaactccacggaaactttacggggatcaagtatagaggattcatcaaaggtgacatctctactaactataaatttgagtaaagacaaacaccaaagtttgtacccttttactccatccacataccctacgaatatggccttcttagcccttggttcaagctttccttcattaacgtgataataagctggacacccaaatactcgtaagtatgaatagttagagggttcacctgaccatacctcattcggagtcttaaagtcaattgccgatgctggagatcgattgacaatatgagcagcagtgtgaactgcttcagcccaaaatactttggacattttggcttgtaggagcatacaacgagccttttcaagaagagttctgttcattctctcggcaactccattctgctgtggggtatgcctgacagtcctatgtcttgagatcccatgaaccttgcagaattcattaaactcttcattgcaaaactccaagccattgtctgtgcgaagatacttgattttccgctccatttgattttcaaccaaaatcttccactctttaaatgcttcaaaagcatcactttttgccttcaaaaaatgcacccaaacctttcgtgagaaatcatcaataaaagtgagaagatacctctttttgcccttcgatggaagtttagagggaccccataaatctgaatggatgtagtctagcactcctcttgtcttgtgtttgccagtgttgaagctgaccttcttttgcttccctagaacgcTGTGCTCACATAAGTCAAgtgtgctgatcttctcaccttccaaaaagttacgattgctcaacatcttcagtccacgtgcgctcatatgacccagtctcatgtgccatagtcttgtcttgtcatcattagataactgcactgtagatgcatttgcagagccaacaatggtgcttccggccaatgtgtaaaggcccgTTCTCCAACTttcctttcagcatgactaaagagcctttagtcacctttatagttcctgcttcgctcatgtacctgtagccttgttcatccagagtactcagggagatcaaattcttcttcagatcaggaacatgacggacttatgtaatagtcctcacgactccatcatggcagcaaacccgaactgagccaatgccaactattgcacaagttgcattattgcccattactacggttcctccatttttctcatagctgctaaaccagtcttttcggaatgTCATATGCAAAGTGCAAgtagagtctaacacccatttgtttccataactactattattattacacgatgttgttagtacataatcattatcaaaatcatgtacatgttcaactgtggatgcactcgccttttccttggactttgacattggacagtctcgttcaaagtgcccctccTTGACACAACCCCAACACtttgtattcttcttgttcatacgagactttgatctgtgctttgatttgctctttctctgttggctagtccggcctctcacaaagagcccacttgcctggtcatctctatctccttcaatgtgcctccgcacatcactagagttaagtgcctgccgcacttgctcaagcttgataggctccttgctatacatcattgaattctcaatatcacgatatcctgaagtcaatgaaaatagcaaagcacatgcaagcgtctcctcctcctttttaattcctgcaatctgtaagtccatgacaagtttattgaacgcatctaaatgatcttgtaacgaagtacctgaccccatcttaaatgtgtgaagacgccgttgtaacaacatccttgttgtcactgatcgtcttagtatagcccttctagattttcccataactgtttggccgtctcttcggtacccgtactcacttcacaaagcacgttaggtgcaggggatagttggattgcactcaatgcatccccttcaatcttctccttgtcgggagttgatatatccttaggatactttccgtcaatagcatggattgaaccttccctccgcagtaacaccatcatctggatcttccagatattgaagttgttgcgtccactgaatctatcaatttcaaacttcatggaactcatctttgcttgttcttcctccttggatcgttaaagaatcctgttgctctgataccaattgttagcggaaacgtaaaagaaagaacacaagatttaacgtggttcggatcaaaataatcctacgtccaccagagaacagttgcctttttaatattaacaaaggaaggggagagttcccaattacacttaagagaatttctctcttaactctctactcactacaatgtgttgtattatttttgggatggtttctacaaatgaaggagtgcatctatttatagaggtaaagacctcctcttgatgtcattggtgacatcaaactacctcctcttgatgtcatgggtgacatcaaaggaggaagcttcctcctagcatccacaccaactctttccaccaactcttccaattggcatgccattgttgactaaacataaaccaacaccttcaatTACTATATGAAGTTAAAAACTTTATGTCTCTCT
Proteins encoded:
- the LOC104241353 gene encoding protein trichome birefringence-like 33, translating into MESPPNSSPFSSSILRKVRLSPFLLILLPFIVLVVILYREEFTSSIFVQLDFRVSNQQQNSTSRIKKSKQKLPFAIGETEEGCDIFSGKWVWDEKKPLYEESECPYITAQLTCQANGRPDKDYQHWRWQPHGCSLPSFNATLLLQTLRGKRMLFVGDSLNRGQHHSLICLVNGLIPENDKSMETVGNFDVFTIKDYNATIEFYWAPFLLESNADDAVKHRIYKRIVRNGSIDVHGKYWKGADIIVFNTYLWWRSGYRFNISEGSFDDIKNIVEVSTEDAYRMAMKSILRWIKENMDPKKTRVFFTGMSPSHEKSTEWGGEPNKNCFNETKMIEDPNYWGSDSRKSIMQVIGEEFGKSKVPISFLNITQLSNYRRDAHTSIYKKQWNPLTPEQLANPFSYADCFHWCLPGLPDTWNELLFAKLLYP